One Fibrobacter sp. UWB10 DNA segment encodes these proteins:
- a CDS encoding S1-like domain-containing RNA-binding protein, translating to MELGKFNRARVEEIMPQGYYLELETGGRVLLPGKKEEFSLQEGEVLDVFVYTDSEDRPIATLDKPYATVGEFAVLEVKDVNRFGAFLDWGLNKDLFLPYKQQLGELRRGDRCVVFILEDDKSNRIVATEKIKSFLDPDTSELHLGQKVQLAAYEVTRDHIDFLVDYRYTGRLMITPNTPRIYIGDTMAGYIQRFTEDGKITLNLTPVGYKGIMKSESPAAIMQKLEEAGGFLPYGDHSDPEEIRREFGMSKKTFKKILGTLFREGRIILSDDGFRKN from the coding sequence ATGGAATTAGGCAAATTTAACCGCGCCCGAGTAGAAGAAATCATGCCCCAGGGCTATTACCTGGAACTAGAAACCGGCGGACGCGTACTGCTCCCCGGCAAAAAAGAAGAATTCAGCCTCCAAGAAGGCGAAGTTCTTGACGTATTTGTCTATACCGATTCAGAAGACCGCCCCATTGCAACGCTCGACAAGCCCTACGCAACTGTCGGCGAATTTGCCGTGCTCGAAGTCAAGGACGTAAACCGCTTTGGCGCATTCCTGGATTGGGGTCTGAACAAGGACTTGTTCCTCCCCTACAAGCAGCAGCTCGGTGAACTCCGCCGCGGAGACCGTTGCGTCGTATTCATTCTCGAAGACGACAAGAGCAACCGCATTGTCGCGACCGAAAAAATCAAGAGTTTCTTGGACCCCGACACTTCGGAACTGCACCTGGGTCAAAAGGTACAGCTCGCCGCCTACGAAGTTACCCGCGACCATATCGATTTTTTGGTGGACTACCGCTACACGGGCCGCCTTATGATTACGCCCAATACGCCGCGCATTTATATCGGCGACACCATGGCAGGCTATATCCAGCGCTTTACCGAAGATGGCAAGATTACCTTGAACCTCACTCCCGTGGGCTACAAGGGAATCATGAAGAGCGAAAGCCCCGCCGCTATTATGCAAAAGCTCGAAGAAGCGGGCGGATTCTTGCCGTACGGCGACCACAGCGATCCCGAAGAAATCCGCCGCGAATTCGGCATGTCCAAGAAGACCTTCAAGAAAATTCTTGGTACGCTTTTCCGCGAAGGTCGGATTATCCTTTCCGACGACGGCTTCCGAAAGAATTAA
- the radC gene encoding DNA repair protein RadC, translated as MNQNTMMLHEKMSTRYLPREKIEKFGASALTNEDLLALILGSGNQDCNVFELSRRLSDFLSNQTQVPTLAQIREIRGLGKVKAAQVLACLELSGRYILSNKSNPIVSPEDLVSRLSFLKYEEQEHLVVVTLNSVNGVIRVHEITTGLVNKTPVHPREAFAKAIEDRAVSVVFAHNHPSGSVEPSLDDMAITRVLCASGRILQIPVLDHIIVGKGGFTSICRKNPELFEKTFCPV; from the coding sequence ATGAATCAAAATACAATGATGCTTCACGAAAAAATGTCGACTCGTTACTTACCGCGCGAAAAAATCGAAAAGTTCGGGGCTTCAGCACTCACGAACGAAGACCTGCTCGCCCTGATTTTGGGGAGCGGGAACCAAGACTGCAATGTTTTTGAACTGTCGCGGCGCCTTTCGGACTTTCTTTCGAACCAGACTCAGGTGCCGACACTTGCCCAAATTCGGGAAATTCGCGGCCTTGGCAAGGTGAAGGCGGCACAGGTGCTTGCCTGTTTGGAACTTTCGGGGCGCTATATCTTGAGCAACAAGTCAAATCCGATTGTTTCGCCAGAAGACCTTGTGTCTAGGTTATCGTTCTTGAAATACGAGGAGCAGGAACACTTGGTAGTGGTTACGCTCAATTCGGTGAATGGCGTGATTCGTGTTCATGAAATTACGACGGGGCTTGTCAACAAGACTCCGGTACACCCGCGCGAGGCCTTTGCAAAAGCGATTGAAGACCGTGCTGTTTCAGTTGTGTTTGCACACAATCACCCTTCTGGATCTGTCGAGCCGAGTCTCGATGACATGGCGATTACGCGGGTTCTCTGTGCTTCGGGGCGAATTCTTCAGATTCCGGTGCTCGACCATATCATTGTGGGCAAGGGCGGCTTTACGAGCATTTGCAGAAAAAATCCGGAGCTGTTCGAGAAAACGTTCTGCCCGGTTTAG
- a CDS encoding OmpA family protein, which produces MNKVAMGLALALAASAFAGHPQTINKEGFVGVNKTQSAQSLGHSKLVFTLLGDMTFGNDMFPNNDNGIALKESYADADMTNGYMYGLERDAEVKDFLGASAYVGFAIGIWHYFDLGFTLPVYYDQFTAEDINHNGVISNTKVGYIGNLKADLKARFPLPEDQVFDIAVFGGLTFKTANAEKQGLWIREPEYINKTNGVASPFGINAMTLKGGLAITMDISKLDGGDGVPLLLHLNGGYRYVMSDEYMSLPFMSAAAEIYFMDFMSLFAEFYWDIQTDDLVSCQLDKFSGLKVCGEQTDKLDMMQLTTALVFHLPVGVDIHMGASFYLGGDKYLNDVEVLRDGDRNGSFTYVNGINESGMYDLNLYEYADKDAVRADRIRVNPNLAIYGGITWSGFLLAQDRDGDGITDDEDKCPDDIGHRLNQGCPLGNPDADEDGVCDAWVAEKGFESEFAEVCEGVDECPNEAGEGDDGCPLDNPDADGDGVCDAWVSQKKMLKKFANVCEGIDDCPAQAGSPAFNGCPTKQPDPDGDGLCSPWITDEGVMNEFADICKGYDMCPGEAGSAANKGCAWDDPDADNDGLCDPWVTEKKMGFYFEKAAEDEAMAKEWFIDKSCKGIDKCPTELGPATNEGCPLGNPDTDQDGLCDPWVTEKNMLDQYEGICAGVDKCPTEAGEAFAQGCPMESPDPDGDSLCSPWVTKQKMLDQFKEMCRGYDRCELEAGPEWNKGCPIEDDPDPDKDGVCSEWVATKKLQKEFESVCTGIDRCPDEPGDDGHGCPKKAAEKLDGVTFKSGKATLESNARKILQGVAKKLVEDDSYKDLKIVIQGHTDNVGKEKTNQKLSENRAKEVMKTLTKAGVKKDRIKAIGMGSSCPIDDNSTAEGREMNRRIEMHFVTPDNDGTQCESNLVQ; this is translated from the coding sequence ATGAATAAGGTAGCTATGGGCCTTGCCCTTGCTTTGGCGGCTTCCGCCTTTGCTGGTCATCCCCAGACGATAAACAAGGAAGGCTTTGTGGGTGTGAATAAGACCCAGTCTGCTCAGTCCCTTGGCCATTCCAAACTAGTGTTTACCCTTTTGGGCGATATGACCTTCGGTAACGACATGTTCCCGAATAACGATAATGGTATAGCTCTAAAAGAAAGTTATGCTGATGCTGATATGACTAATGGCTATATGTATGGGCTAGAACGTGATGCAGAAGTGAAGGACTTCTTGGGTGCTTCTGCTTATGTCGGCTTTGCCATTGGCATTTGGCACTACTTTGATTTGGGCTTTACCTTGCCGGTTTACTATGACCAGTTTACCGCCGAAGACATCAATCATAACGGCGTTATTTCCAATACGAAGGTTGGATATATTGGTAACCTCAAGGCCGATTTGAAGGCTCGTTTCCCGCTTCCTGAAGACCAGGTGTTCGATATCGCTGTGTTTGGCGGTCTTACCTTTAAGACGGCAAATGCTGAAAAACAGGGTCTCTGGATTCGTGAACCGGAATACATCAACAAGACAAACGGCGTTGCTTCTCCGTTTGGTATAAATGCGATGACCCTTAAGGGTGGCCTTGCTATCACAATGGATATTAGTAAGCTCGATGGCGGTGATGGTGTTCCGTTATTGTTGCACTTGAATGGTGGTTATCGCTATGTGATGAGCGATGAATATATGTCGCTCCCGTTCATGAGTGCCGCCGCTGAAATCTACTTTATGGATTTCATGTCGCTGTTTGCTGAATTCTATTGGGATATCCAGACGGATGACCTTGTGTCTTGTCAGTTGGATAAATTTAGCGGACTGAAGGTTTGTGGTGAACAAACTGACAAGCTTGACATGATGCAGTTGACAACTGCCTTGGTGTTCCACTTGCCGGTGGGCGTTGATATCCACATGGGTGCATCTTTCTACCTGGGCGGCGACAAGTATTTGAATGATGTCGAAGTCCTGAGAGATGGTGACCGTAACGGAAGCTTCACTTATGTGAACGGGATTAATGAATCCGGCATGTATGACCTTAATTTGTATGAATACGCTGACAAGGACGCCGTTCGTGCTGATCGCATTCGCGTGAACCCGAATCTTGCGATTTATGGCGGTATCACTTGGAGCGGCTTCCTGCTTGCTCAGGACCGCGATGGCGATGGCATTACGGATGACGAAGACAAGTGCCCGGACGATATCGGTCACCGCTTGAATCAGGGCTGCCCGCTGGGTAATCCGGATGCCGACGAAGACGGCGTTTGCGATGCCTGGGTTGCCGAAAAGGGCTTTGAATCTGAATTTGCTGAAGTTTGCGAAGGCGTTGATGAATGCCCGAACGAAGCAGGCGAAGGCGACGACGGTTGCCCGCTTGACAATCCGGATGCTGATGGTGATGGCGTTTGCGATGCCTGGGTATCTCAGAAGAAGATGCTCAAGAAGTTTGCGAACGTTTGCGAAGGCATTGACGATTGCCCGGCTCAGGCTGGTTCTCCGGCATTCAATGGTTGCCCGACTAAGCAGCCGGACCCGGATGGTGACGGTCTCTGCTCTCCGTGGATTACCGATGAAGGTGTCATGAACGAATTCGCCGACATCTGTAAGGGTTACGACATGTGCCCGGGTGAAGCTGGTTCTGCCGCTAACAAGGGTTGTGCATGGGATGATCCGGATGCCGATAACGACGGCCTCTGCGACCCGTGGGTAACCGAAAAGAAGATGGGCTTCTACTTCGAAAAGGCTGCTGAAGACGAAGCAATGGCTAAGGAATGGTTCATTGACAAGTCTTGTAAGGGTATCGATAAGTGCCCGACCGAACTCGGCCCGGCAACGAATGAAGGCTGCCCGCTCGGCAACCCGGATACTGACCAGGATGGCCTCTGCGATCCGTGGGTGACCGAAAAGAACATGCTTGACCAGTATGAAGGTATCTGCGCTGGCGTTGACAAGTGCCCGACCGAAGCCGGTGAAGCATTTGCTCAGGGTTGCCCGATGGAAAGCCCGGACCCGGATGGTGACTCCCTCTGCTCTCCGTGGGTTACCAAGCAGAAGATGCTTGACCAGTTCAAGGAAATGTGCCGCGGCTACGACCGTTGCGAACTCGAAGCTGGTCCTGAATGGAACAAGGGTTGCCCGATTGAAGATGATCCGGACCCGGATAAGGACGGTGTCTGCTCTGAATGGGTTGCAACCAAGAAACTCCAGAAGGAATTTGAAAGCGTCTGTACCGGTATCGACCGCTGCCCGGATGAACCGGGTGACGACGGCCATGGTTGCCCGAAGAAGGCTGCTGAAAAGCTCGATGGCGTGACCTTCAAGAGTGGTAAGGCTACCTTGGAAAGCAACGCACGCAAGATCCTCCAGGGTGTCGCCAAGAAGCTCGTCGAAGACGACAGCTATAAGGATCTGAAGATTGTGATCCAGGGTCACACCGACAACGTGGGTAAGGAAAAGACCAACCAGAAACTTTCCGAAAACCGCGCTAAGGAAGTGATGAAGACCCTCACCAAGGCTGGCGTGAAGAAGGATCGTATCAAGGCTATCGGTATGGGCTCTAGCTGCCCGATCGATGACAACAGCACTGCTGAAGGCCGCGAAATGAACCGCCGTATCGAAATGCACTTCGTAACGCCGGATAACGACGGTACTCAGTGCGAAAGCAACTTGGTGCAGTAA
- a CDS encoding GGDEF domain-containing protein: protein MGVANILKQGKCESILNLDEGWTLIFHGDTTEIPSIKDFAFEDHSIKRGDSVILRRRLGTNFPENPVLRFETYHAFVEAYREKSLLYSSGQKDFKEGNIVGSSLHFVYLGVVLYKNKMFELRFHMAEDDAWDALPIMEVLPARYAYGDFFARHSMPLAVGVFSLLFGSLSLFCCLGAFYYRMKFFRILMTGILSFCLGLWTICYTRVIQIFSLDFSFNTCLEYICLYSAPIPLCLLLLHMHYKKISNVRWWGLFIITAVGIVLLVTTTILNGTHILRFPRTLWVFHLYAMIGLGYMICTGILYNRHFDTPGKILSAGVSVFGGFAVIDLVRFYVAKYIHMEHSVLEMTLLPIGTSAFVLLLVLSYLVYIYQLLTEKAEKDALSEIAYKDALTGLYNRTKCLQIFGVLDKGDSDYAIVSFDMNGLKLVNDNHGHRAGDKLIKAFAEVLKEAFMGIGSAIRVGGDEFLVIVRNEHVEDVKESLVMMADLQKERSAKLPIPLEVAYGIAYRHELSKGMAGSEVRKLAGTEDVYHLADERMYAMKVSMKSDLVRK from the coding sequence ATGGGTGTTGCGAATATTCTCAAGCAAGGCAAATGCGAATCCATCCTGAATCTGGATGAAGGCTGGACGCTTATTTTCCATGGCGACACGACTGAAATTCCCTCTATCAAAGATTTTGCGTTTGAAGACCATAGCATAAAAAGAGGCGATTCCGTTATCTTGAGGCGGCGACTCGGAACGAATTTTCCGGAAAACCCGGTGCTGCGTTTTGAAACCTACCATGCTTTTGTCGAAGCTTACCGTGAAAAATCCTTGCTGTATTCAAGCGGTCAAAAGGATTTCAAGGAAGGAAACATTGTTGGAAGCAGTCTCCATTTTGTGTATTTGGGTGTTGTTCTGTATAAGAACAAGATGTTTGAGCTCCGGTTCCATATGGCAGAAGACGATGCGTGGGACGCTTTGCCGATAATGGAGGTGTTGCCGGCTCGGTATGCTTATGGGGATTTCTTTGCTAGACATTCCATGCCTTTGGCTGTAGGGGTGTTTTCGCTTTTATTTGGGTCTTTGTCCCTGTTCTGTTGCTTGGGCGCATTCTATTATAGAATGAAATTTTTCCGTATCCTGATGACGGGGATACTTTCTTTTTGCTTGGGCTTGTGGACGATATGTTATACGAGGGTAATCCAAATCTTTTCGCTTGATTTTTCGTTCAATACTTGCCTAGAATATATATGCCTTTATTCGGCCCCAATTCCGTTGTGCTTGTTGTTGTTGCATATGCATTACAAAAAGATTAGTAATGTGCGCTGGTGGGGGTTGTTCATTATTACTGCCGTAGGCATCGTTCTTCTTGTAACGACTACCATTTTGAATGGAACGCATATATTGCGTTTCCCCAGGACATTGTGGGTCTTCCATCTTTATGCGATGATTGGACTGGGCTATATGATTTGTACGGGAATTCTATATAACCGTCATTTCGATACCCCGGGTAAAATCCTTTCGGCCGGAGTATCTGTATTCGGTGGCTTTGCGGTGATAGACCTTGTCCGTTTTTACGTGGCCAAGTATATACATATGGAACATTCCGTTCTCGAAATGACGTTGCTTCCGATTGGAACGTCTGCGTTTGTATTGCTGCTTGTGCTGAGTTATTTAGTTTATATATACCAGCTGCTTACGGAAAAGGCTGAAAAAGATGCCTTGTCGGAAATTGCTTACAAAGATGCACTCACCGGGCTATATAATCGAACCAAGTGCTTGCAGATTTTTGGAGTGCTCGATAAAGGCGATAGCGACTACGCTATTGTGAGTTTTGACATGAATGGCTTGAAACTCGTGAATGACAATCATGGTCACAGAGCTGGCGATAAGTTGATAAAGGCTTTTGCCGAAGTGCTTAAGGAAGCCTTTATGGGAATCGGTTCGGCTATTCGTGTCGGTGGCGATGAATTCTTGGTGATTGTGCGTAACGAACATGTCGAAGATGTAAAGGAATCCCTAGTGATGATGGCGGACCTGCAGAAGGAACGTAGCGCGAAGTTGCCGATTCCGCTGGAAGTAGCTTATGGCATTGCCTATAGGCATGAACTTTCAAAGGGCATGGCTGGCTCCGAGGTTCGCAAACTAGCCGGAACGGAAGACGTATACCATTTGGCCGATGAGCGTATGTACGCCATGAAAGTGTCAATGAAATCGGATTTGGTAAGGAAGTAG
- a CDS encoding thymidylate synthase: MQQYLDLLKDILENGVDRSDRTGTGTRSVFGRQCRYDLSKGFPCLTTKKLHLRSIIHELLWFLKGDTNIKYLHDNKVTIWDEWADENGDLGPVYGHQWRSWPTPDGGHIDQIQNLINSLKNNPDSRRHLVCAWNVAEVDKMALPPCHCLFQFYVGGVGASGKRKLSCQLYQRSADTFLGVPFNIASYALLTLMLAQVCDYEPGEFIHTLGDTHLYSNHFEQAREQLTRTPRKLPTMKLNPAIKDLFEFKFEDFELVDYDPWPTIKAPIAV, translated from the coding sequence ATGCAACAATATTTAGACTTGCTCAAGGATATTTTGGAAAATGGGGTGGACCGTTCTGACCGTACGGGTACGGGAACGCGCTCTGTTTTTGGCCGCCAGTGCCGTTATGATTTGTCCAAGGGATTCCCTTGCTTGACTACGAAAAAACTTCACCTTCGCTCGATTATCCATGAATTATTGTGGTTCTTGAAGGGTGATACGAACATTAAGTACTTGCATGACAACAAGGTGACCATTTGGGACGAATGGGCCGATGAAAACGGCGACCTGGGTCCGGTTTACGGTCACCAGTGGCGTAGCTGGCCGACCCCTGATGGTGGACATATCGACCAGATTCAGAATTTGATTAACAGCCTCAAGAACAATCCGGATTCCCGCAGGCACCTGGTGTGCGCATGGAATGTGGCCGAAGTCGACAAGATGGCCTTGCCGCCTTGCCACTGCCTGTTCCAATTTTATGTGGGCGGTGTAGGTGCATCGGGTAAGCGTAAACTGAGCTGCCAACTGTACCAGCGCAGTGCCGATACGTTCCTCGGGGTGCCGTTCAATATCGCATCTTATGCGCTGTTGACTTTGATGCTTGCTCAGGTTTGCGATTATGAACCGGGCGAATTCATTCATACCTTGGGCGACACGCACCTGTATTCGAATCATTTTGAACAGGCCCGCGAACAGTTGACGCGCACGCCGCGCAAGTTGCCGACCATGAAGTTGAATCCGGCAATCAAGGACCTGTTTGAATTCAAGTTTGAAGATTTTGAACTGGTCGATTACGATCCGTGGCCGACGATTAAAGCACCGATTGCGGTGTAA
- a CDS encoding dihydrofolate reductase: protein MLISAIVAISQNNVIGRDGHLPWHLSADLKRFKAITTGHSIVLGRKNYDDIGRPLPNRTNYVLTRNPAFEAPGCVVCSNLSQAIESARAAHETECFIIGGAAVYREAMPLVQKLYVTRVLADVDGDVLFPEWGDGWHKVSEERFEADEKNDYPTTFEVWER, encoded by the coding sequence ATGCTGATTTCTGCAATTGTTGCAATTTCTCAGAATAATGTGATCGGTCGCGACGGTCACTTGCCTTGGCATTTGTCCGCTGACCTCAAGCGTTTTAAGGCGATTACGACTGGGCATTCTATTGTTCTTGGTCGCAAGAATTACGACGATATCGGACGCCCGCTTCCGAATCGCACGAATTACGTGCTTACGCGCAATCCTGCATTCGAAGCTCCGGGCTGCGTTGTCTGTAGCAATCTTTCGCAGGCGATAGAATCTGCTCGCGCCGCCCATGAAACAGAATGCTTTATTATTGGCGGCGCGGCGGTTTACCGCGAAGCCATGCCCCTAGTGCAAAAGCTTTATGTGACTCGCGTGCTGGCCGATGTAGACGGCGATGTACTGTTCCCGGAATGGGGCGATGGCTGGCACAAGGTAAGCGAAGAACGCTTTGAAGCCGACGAAAAGAACGATTATCCGACCACATTTGAAGTCTGGGAGCGCTAA